The following DNA comes from Nicotiana sylvestris chromosome 10, ASM39365v2, whole genome shotgun sequence.
ATATTTCCTCGTTTCTATGTCCTACTTTTACGAGATATTTTGTTTTGAAGTTCATTTGCAGCTGTTTATCTGTCCAATAAGGGTGACTAGGATCTTTGGTggtaaatttatttatttaactcCGTTATATCAGATTTAAATAAATGAATTTAATCCAAATGATGTGATGCAGTGGATGCGACTGTTTTTTCCTTAATCACAGGTCTCAAATTTAAGCCTTGGTATagaaaaatccttggtagggagcgcttccccCGAATGAAGCCCTACACGGAGCGAATTTGAATATAATCGGACTCCAATGCAAATACCGAACATCAggtgaaaaccaaaaaaaaatgaacTTAGTTGGAAACATGTTCCATCTAAATTGTTTACAATATTTTATGAAGTTGGGAAGTTACTTATATTATTAAAAGATCATCATATCTAGATTCGAATATAAACTAGATATTACTAAGGGTATTTTTCTTATGCTAACATTAGGGGGGAAACGTCAATTTAGTAGAGTGTATGTTTTGATGCAGTGGGAAGCCACATGGTGGTCAGTTGATCACTTTTCGTcgaaaaattatattatatatataatattacgttttagaggtatataacacatattaaaCATCTTTTATCGaaattttttttcacttctttcaaatATCAATACCTGGTGAATTTCTATCTTCGTCACTATTTTGATGTACCTTCCTCTTTGGTTCAATATATTATTAGCTTTCTATAAATATCAATTGGTATATTCCCCATGCTATCTGGAAGTTCGTTCCCAGATAAAAATAGAAATGCATTGCATTTTACGAAGAAAAGGGAGCAAGCTTCCTTCTACTTtgacttcaaaaaaaaaaaatccacctTTGAAATTCCGAGACACCTAATTTTTTTCCTAATTGTACCTATTGCAAAAAAGTATTTTCTCGCACAGGCGGATTTAATATTTTGAATTTATCAGTTTACTATAGAAAAAACAACTTTTAGAGTTCTGAATAAATTATTGCTAGAAATTAAGTGAATTTTTTAACAGAAATATAGATTTTGGCTTGGTCCTGTTGAATTCGTAATTTCAACGTTTAATTGTTTAGATTCATTATTTTTAATTATAGTACTAGAAGTATAATAAAATAATCCTccatcttctctctctcttctcaactttcctttcttaaACACTCCTTCATTTCTTGAACTTTCTCGCTTTCTCCCTTGTTCTAGCAACTTCCTTTTCCTCTTCAACTTCATAGTTATACAATCTTGATCCACAAGAAAGTGGCTATAATTGTAATCAAATGAAGATACAGTGTGATGTCTGTAACAAGAATGAAGCCTCTGTATTTTGTACAGCAGATGAAGCTGCCCTTTGTGAAGCTTGTGACCATCGCGTCCACCATGTCAACAAACTTGCTAGCAAGCATCAGCGTTTCTCTCTTCTTCAACCTTCTACTAAACAATTCCCTTTGTGTGATATTTGTCAGGTTTGCTTAATTTTAGAGCTTCATCTCAAATTTCTTGTTTATTCTTTTCTATAACTGTAGTGTCCTAGTAAGCTTCAAGATTCGATATATACCATTAATCAAGATTCAGACGGATAGGAAGAAATCATCTATATATTAGTGAATTTCATAGCTTAATCTCAAAATTCCTCTTCGCTTTTTCGTTTCCCAAAAGGTTTATTGACGGAGTTCTATTAGTTGGTAAATTTACTAGGGTTAACGGCAAGGGCGAACCTATGTATGGCTGAGGGTGCTCAATTGAATACCTTTTGAGCACCCTTACATAGCCCAATGACAAAGGGTGTTCAAAAATTTTGAACACCCTTATTGAATAAAGGGTATTCAAATTTTGAACATTCTTATTGAATTTCTTCGCTTCGCTATTGGTTAAGGATTTGCACAACGGGCCTAAAACACTTGGTATCCCTCTAGTTTTGGGACGTGACAAACTTGGTACATGAGAAAAAGAATATTCTTCTAAATAAAACAATCATCATATTGGGAGAGTTTTTTTTTGGGGTGGGGGGGTGTGGTTAATTAGTTACTAATCTCTTTAACGTGTTGAATGATTCTTGTTTGATTTTACCTTCTTGATAATGGGGTTTTGGTCGTGTATTCACAGGAAAGGAGGGCTATCTTATTTTGTCAACAAGATAGGGCAATTCTATGTAGAGAGTGTGATCTTTCAATACACAAAGTAAATGAGCACACTCAAAAGCATAACAGATACCTTCTTACTGGTATTAAGCTCTCAGCAAATTCTGCTCTCTATTCTTCTATACCATCACCATCAGCAGCTTCCTCTGCCAATTCCTCTGCTTCAAGTTTCAAGTCTCAAAACCCCACAAATAAGCCTGCAGCTGTGGAAGCAGTGACGGTTGTTAAAGAGAAAGTTGGTGGATGTAATTCTCAATTGGTGAATGTTGGGGGAAATAACTTAACAAGTAGTATATCAGAGTACTTAGAGATGTTGCCTGGTTGGCATGTTGAAGATTTTCTTGATTGTTCTACTCCTAATGGGTCTTCTAAGGTTTGTTTATATGCTCCTTTAGTCTTTTCTGCATTTTCTGGCACCTAAGTTATATACGCTGACAGTAAAAAATTTTACACTATCAAGTCATCTTTACTTATCGTCATAGGTAACCTGCCTTTGTTTCAAGGTTAACGATCTCACTTGTACATATCTTTTGGTTGACCTGATTGTAAAAAAAATCTTTACACTATCGGCGGGCTGCCGTTTATGTTGAACTCTTTTTTCTTTAAGGTCATGTAAGTGTAAAATATAATGCAATTGTTctgatcttctttttttttgggggtCATTGGTAGATTGGTGATGAGGATATGTTGTCATTTTGGGATACTGATCTTGAGAGTCATATGAGTTCTTTTCCCCCACAAAATATTGGTGTTTGGGTTCCTCAAGCCCCTTCTCCTCTGCAGTCAAAGCAGCAGATTCAGATCCAATTTTTATCTCCTTCAAATTTGAACTTTGGTGGGCAAATTGGGATCAAGGACTCAAGAGAAGTCAATAGCATCAAGTCCAGTAGAAAGTGGAGAGATGACAATTCTTTTGCTGTTCCACAGATTAGCCCACCTTCCACCTCTTTCAAGAGATCAAGAACTCTTTGGTAGAAAACTCCGATGATCTTCTTTGTATCGTTCCAATTTTATCGAATGTCTGAAGGATGACCCTGCACAAGGATGACAAGCACAAATCAAGAATATTGCAATGATCTTTTCTCTAACTTGTCTGtcagcttttttttttcttggttTAGTTTGAACCTCCTTCTCCATCCCCTCTTAtcagagtaaaaaaaaaaaaaagatgaccCTCCTCCTTTTTGCTCCAGTTCAATTCGCTTTGCTAGTTCTTGTGctgtaaatatttttttttgggtgAATCCCATGAATGAGCCTTAAAATTAGGTATTTGAATCTGTGACAGACAATACAGGTCATGTCCTTTCGTTGTACTTCcacaaaaattttctttgtttcaGTTCGACACGTTTAATTTGGATCAAAGAAGTGACAGTTAAAGAAAGTCACCATATATGTTTACCATTTTGGTGCGGCAATAGACCAGCAAAGAGTGTATTATTGTCTTGCACAAAGGGAAAAGATGATTCTGACCGTATAACAAAGCTAGACTAGCAAATTGGATGCGTCTAGCTTCAAGAAAATTCGTTCTACAAGGACTGGATAGTGGAACTTTGAGCAAATACAAGTTTCGACGCAAgatttggattttattttacatTGATTCACAAATTTAAACACTCCCTCAATCTTCAATCCCATTGCTATTCAATTATCGCCTTTATCGGCGAAGTCAGGAATTTCTTTAAGTGTGTTCAAACTtataagaattaaaaaaaattctccggcaaagaatgttcaatatatgttatatacctcaaaacttaatattttacctatatacccAGTGTAATGTTTCTACGAAGGTTGATCAATTGACCATCTTTCCTTTAACATCTAGCTTCGCCCCTTCGTAAGAAGTGTAACTGCAGAAAAAAGCAGATCCAACATATCAGCAGTGGTTGTCTTTAACATATTTGCAGTGGGTGCATGTGTGTATGCTTGAATTGTTTGAGACCAtgttagaaattaaaagaaattttttgttaagaatatgtatatatgttatcaTTATTTCCGTGATAAGGTGTTTTAAGGATGGGATTTCAAGGTTTAAAGAATGTCTCCATAATTGAATGATAGGTAAAAGAGGTTGTTGAAAGGTGGTGATTTGGTTTGGCAGAGTGTAGTTCAATTTATTGGTTTTTAATTCTTTCCTCCTAACTTTGGCATTATTTTAACAAGTCTTTCCGTGCTTTTGCATTTATGGATCACCTGTGCGTAGCAATTGAATTTGGTGGCGAGATTGATGAATGGTTAATTAATTAGAACAACTTTCCTTAGGTTGAAAATTAATTAGTTGAATTGAGAAGCTTTAAACGAAGCATTCTTTAATATTGAATTAATTAACGAACATGAGTAATATATGGGTGAATTCAAAATTTTAAGTTAGCGAATACGAAATATCTATGAATTCATTACCTTTTTGTAATGATAGATGAGGATTTGGTACAAAAATATTCTTTGAATATCTTATAGATGAGGATTTATTATAACAAGTAGGGGGTGCTAGGACCATTTCCAACTTATTTCTTCATTCCCTTTTCTCATTACCCTGTCTCTATCCTTCTTATTTGTCGCGTATGGCTCACAATCATGTTATTAACTAGTAGGATCCCATCCCTGATTTTCCCTTTGAAGGAACGAAAAAGAGATTTCCCTTTGTCTTTTCTAGAAATATCAATTACTTGATATATTATGGGCAAAGCTAGTGTATTATTTATGGGTGTGTACGAATTAACTTTTGATTAATCTTATATTtgcattaaaaaaattattaatatacataaatatttaattatgaaTGCAGCTATTACAATGAGCTATGAATTAATTTTAATAGCACCTTTAGAAAATAAGTTTCAGATCAAGGCTTCACAAACGTTTGTAGTCACCTTTTAAAACTTCAAATACATCTTTAAGAATATTGTGTTAGTTGAAATTATTAATTATAGAGCATCATAAATAACGACGAAAGTCAATAGCAGAAGATGAAGACAGTGTGACAACATAGTTATCAGCTGATAATCTGTGCTCTAGGTCTGTAACCCATTTGGCCAAGTTGTAAAAATcagtttattttaaaaagtgcttttttcaaaaatgtttttctcaaaagtacttttggtgagaagcagtttgtgtttggctaattagcttgaaaagcacttctgagcagcaattagtatttgggcaagctttaaaaaactgcttctaagtgtatttttctcaaaagtgcttctcaaaaaagtgtttttggagagaaactatttttttctgcttctccaaaactactTCTGTTTCTTcttaaaaacattttttttctttccaaaagcttggtcaaacatcTCAATTTTTGGTAAAAAGTGcttttagcaaaaaaaaaaaaaaaaagcacttttgacaaaaaaaaaaagcttggtcaaacaggctATTAGCTTCATATCATATGAATGCATAATCGCATTAAGAGACAAAATAAAAAGCTATAAAGATAAAAAGAGGAGTTAATAACTTAAGAGTCTAAAACCTAAATAATGACGTTTGGGGCATAAAATACGTTTCTACAgtttaaaaaagaagaagttacgtTTCTacctaaaacgcagtataatacttgCGCTTTAGTTTAACGAAATTTGAGCCGTTAAAGTAaagcgcagtataatactgcattttattaaagcgcagtattatactgcgttttacaccTTTAATTTAAAATTCCCCTTTCTTCCTCACCCACGACAGAACACTTCTACTCCTCCATTAAAATACAGCAGCAgcggtcccccccccccccacccgattttaaaaaaaaattcgagTGGACCCCACCCGTCACACAAAAAGTGAAGATTGTAGTTCCCGCATACAACCCAAGCCTTCAATAGTTGTGGTTTCCTTATTTCAGgctcaaaatttcaaatttccgACATTTCTAAAAACATAaacgaggtatttcgatttagtttgtgtcgaaactcgtataataATGCATTTGTTGTCTTGAATATGTTTCCAcgttgttttgtgttttgtttgcgattaaatttgtatgttatttttattcGGATTAAATTATTAGTGTTTAAAAATATagttaaaagttgagaaataatttttcttgttaataaaaatgttcataaatttcttttactgttttatatgtaatttcgtgaatgttatgttat
Coding sequences within:
- the LOC104235621 gene encoding B-box zinc finger protein 21-like, producing MKIQCDVCNKNEASVFCTADEAALCEACDHRVHHVNKLASKHQRFSLLQPSTKQFPLCDICQERRAILFCQQDRAILCRECDLSIHKVNEHTQKHNRYLLTGIKLSANSALYSSIPSPSAASSANSSASSFKSQNPTNKPAAVEAVTVVKEKVGGCNSQLVNVGGNNLTSSISEYLEMLPGWHVEDFLDCSTPNGSSKIGDEDMLSFWDTDLESHMSSFPPQNIGVWVPQAPSPLQSKQQIQIQFLSPSNLNFGGQIGIKDSREVNSIKSSRKWRDDNSFAVPQISPPSTSFKRSRTLW